A genomic segment from Sesamum indicum cultivar Zhongzhi No. 13 unplaced genomic scaffold, S_indicum_v1.0 scaffold00124, whole genome shotgun sequence encodes:
- the LOC105179128 gene encoding uncharacterized protein LOC105179128: MASEKCLKPCEQTNPCAQPTNYYQKTTATYACHDKPKPIHHEHSLTGIVKELAHSATKIFHHNDHHGHAAHNGYYAQGQGHTAHNGYCAQGQGQGHGHGHSAHSHGHGHSAHGYGYKHTANYSTGAAHGGLNGYTTNNGGQSLQKSHEHKKLMKQREKKLSGCSSENGSSSEGEFECECECECETLKKTY, from the exons ATGGCCTCTGAAAAGTGCCTCAAGCCTTGTGAGCAAACCAACCCCTGTGCCCAGCCCACAAACTATTACCAAAAGACCACCGCAACTTATGCATGCCATGACAAGCCCAAACCCATTCATCATGAACATTCTCTCACTGGCATAGTGAAGGAGTTGGCCCATTCCGCCACCAAGATTTTCCACCATAATGACCATCACGGACATGCTGCACATAACGGATACTATGCTCAAGGTCAAGGACACACTGCACATAATGGATACTGTGCTCAAGGTCAAGGCCAAGGCCATGGCCATGGACACTCTGCTCACAGTCATGGCCATGGACACTCTGCCCACGGTTACGGGTATAAACATACAGCCAATTACTCGACTGGTGCTGCTCATGGAGGTCTGAACGGATACACTACGAATAACGGAGGGCAAAGCTTGCAAAAGTCACATGAACACAAGAAGCTGATGAAGCAGAGGGAAAAGAAGCTTAGTGGCTGCAGCAGTGAGAATGGAAGCAGCAGCGAGGGCGAGTTCGAGTGCGAGTGCGAGTGCGAGTGCGAGACACTGAAAAAGACG TACTGA
- the LOC105179129 gene encoding uncharacterized protein LOC105179129, with amino-acid sequence MLAGVASSIPHRAANTFEPVLLGFQLPKYIRGKKKKEEIVMDGTRPELHFVFMNYDPEYERLRSNKTKRGAHELDLYLSRKHEEVLAKNLQAGTYRKTLSLVIVDGFAVEITDDQANVLRSAEEVRIVEKNQELA; translated from the exons ATGCTTGCTGGGGTTGCCTCCTCCATTCCTCATAGAGCGGCAAACACATTTGAGCCTGTCTTACTAGGTTTTCAACTTCCTAAATATATCcggggaaaaaagaaaaaagaggaaattGTGATGGATGGCACAAGACCTGAGCTACATTTTGTGTTCATGAACTATGATCCCGAATACGAGCGCCTTCGATCTAACAA AACAAAGAGAGGGGCGCACGAGCTGGATTTGTACTTGAGTAGGAAACACGAGGAGGTTTTGGCCAAGAACCTGCAGGCGGGAACTTACAGGAAGACTCTCTCTTTGGTCATTGTCGACGGTTTTGCTGTCGAGATTACTGATGATCAG GCCAATGTGCTTAGATCTGCAGAAGAAGTGAGAATCGtggagaaaaatcaagaacttgCTTGA